One part of the Thermanaeromonas sp. C210 genome encodes these proteins:
- a CDS encoding transposase, whose translation MAIIPQQRLFGWREIENLGELERLRLVLEYMPDEELMVELEKERANGRDDYPIRAVWNSVLAGIVYQHPSIESLRRELWRNAQLRELCGFDLTKGEKAVPPSWVYSRFLGKLLKKEEKVEEIFYRLVEELREELPGFGEVAAIDGKALASLSRGRKKEKVGELRPDGRREQDADWGCKVYRGKREDGSQWEKVVKWFGFRLHLIVDALYELPLGFKVTKASASEVKEAPKLLERVKEKAPGTFERIKYLTADKAYDSTELIIELWEEYQIKPVIDIRNQWKDGEETKLIAGQESVVYDYKGKVYCYCPETGIKREMAYGGFEKDRETLKYRCPARHYGLRCKGIDKCPVKSSIRIPLKEDRRVFTPLARSSYRWEELYKKRTAVERVNSRLDQSFGFEQHFIRGLKKMSLTCALALAVMLAMALGRIREKKGENLRSLVKAA comes from the coding sequence ATGGCTATTATACCACAACAGAGGCTTTTTGGGTGGAGGGAAATCGAAAATTTAGGGGAGCTCGAACGACTTAGGCTAGTACTTGAATACATGCCGGACGAAGAATTGATGGTGGAACTGGAGAAGGAACGGGCGAATGGGCGGGATGACTATCCCATAAGGGCCGTATGGAACTCTGTACTGGCAGGGATAGTATACCAACATCCTTCGATAGAAAGTTTAAGGCGGGAACTTTGGCGTAATGCCCAATTACGAGAGCTATGCGGATTTGACCTAACGAAGGGAGAAAAAGCCGTACCGCCGTCATGGGTATACAGCCGGTTTTTGGGGAAACTGCTTAAGAAAGAAGAGAAGGTCGAAGAAATATTTTACCGGCTGGTAGAGGAGCTAAGGGAGGAACTACCGGGTTTTGGAGAAGTAGCGGCCATAGACGGCAAAGCCTTGGCGAGCTTAAGTCGTGGGAGGAAGAAGGAAAAAGTGGGGGAGCTTAGACCTGACGGTCGGCGGGAACAAGATGCAGACTGGGGGTGTAAGGTTTACCGGGGTAAGAGGGAAGACGGCAGCCAGTGGGAAAAAGTAGTGAAATGGTTTGGATTTCGGCTGCACCTAATAGTAGATGCCCTATACGAACTGCCTCTAGGGTTTAAAGTTACCAAGGCGTCGGCGAGCGAAGTAAAAGAGGCGCCCAAGCTTCTGGAGAGGGTAAAAGAGAAGGCACCGGGGACCTTTGAAAGGATTAAATATCTTACAGCAGACAAGGCCTACGACTCCACAGAACTAATCATCGAGCTATGGGAAGAGTATCAAATAAAGCCGGTCATAGACATAAGGAACCAATGGAAAGACGGGGAAGAAACTAAACTAATAGCGGGGCAGGAGAGCGTAGTATACGACTATAAGGGGAAAGTATACTGTTACTGTCCGGAGACGGGGATAAAGAGGGAGATGGCCTATGGAGGATTTGAGAAGGACCGGGAAACATTAAAATACCGCTGTCCGGCCAGGCATTATGGGTTAAGATGCAAGGGAATAGATAAATGTCCGGTTAAGAGCAGTATTCGGATACCCCTTAAGGAAGACCGGAGGGTGTTCACGCCGCTAGCACGTTCCAGCTACCGCTGGGAGGAACTTTACAAGAAGCGTACAGCGGTGGAGCGAGTAAACAGCCGATTAGACCAGAGTTTTGGTTTTGAGCAACACTTTATTCGAGGATTAAAGAAGATGAGTTTAACATGCGCTCTAGCGTTAGCGGTGATGCTGGCCATGGCGCTAGGGAGGATACGAGAAAAGAAAGGAGAAAACCTACGCAGTTTAGTAAAGGCAGCCTAA
- a CDS encoding glycosyltransferase family 4 protein, whose protein sequence is MSKKLSVLLLDGLCMSPWYDFYLYKALCAYANVILGCITFHLDKDFFKKNNVKNYPGPLDIVARLGIRGKLTRQLLKAFEYYFNLIFWVIRFCLRPMDIVHIQWLPLITVLPFELWFIKVLKKRGIKIVYTVHNVLPHDTSLKYREVFKRVYHEVDALICHTEQARKELISGFNVPEQKIWVIPHGPLFHDRPKIEQEEAKARLNLAGKNVVLHFGSLRPYKGTEFLLQAWEWVAKAHPKAILLLAGHGEPSYLEEIRRLIARLEIQKQVRCDFRYIPDEELPVYYQAADIVVYPYRDITQSGALLTGMAFGKAIVATAVGGFKETIISGKTGLLVSYGDVRGLANALNELIDNPVKREQLGREVSFYLKQHYSWEAIAKKTLDCYECILREKT, encoded by the coding sequence ATGAGTAAAAAATTGAGTGTCCTTCTGCTAGATGGCCTGTGTATGAGTCCTTGGTATGATTTTTACCTTTACAAGGCCCTGTGTGCATATGCTAATGTAATTTTGGGGTGTATCACATTCCATCTTGATAAGGATTTTTTTAAAAAGAACAATGTCAAAAACTACCCTGGCCCTCTTGATATTGTGGCTCGCTTGGGGATCCGGGGTAAATTGACGCGTCAGCTTTTAAAAGCCTTTGAGTACTATTTTAACTTAATTTTTTGGGTAATTCGATTTTGTTTGCGCCCCATGGATATTGTTCATATCCAGTGGTTGCCTCTTATCACTGTTTTACCTTTCGAGTTGTGGTTTATAAAAGTACTTAAAAAAAGGGGAATCAAAATAGTTTATACGGTGCATAATGTCCTTCCCCACGATACGAGCTTGAAGTACCGAGAAGTTTTCAAACGGGTCTACCATGAGGTTGATGCACTGATATGCCATACAGAGCAGGCAAGGAAGGAATTAATAAGTGGTTTTAATGTTCCGGAACAGAAAATTTGGGTGATTCCACATGGTCCCTTGTTCCATGATCGCCCTAAAATAGAGCAAGAAGAGGCTAAAGCCCGCTTGAACCTAGCAGGTAAAAACGTGGTTCTGCATTTTGGAAGTCTCAGGCCCTACAAGGGCACGGAGTTCCTACTTCAAGCTTGGGAGTGGGTCGCGAAGGCTCATCCTAAAGCCATACTGCTTCTAGCTGGGCATGGCGAACCGTCGTATCTTGAAGAGATTCGACGTTTAATTGCAAGGCTGGAAATTCAAAAGCAGGTGAGGTGTGACTTTAGGTATATACCAGATGAGGAATTGCCTGTATATTACCAGGCCGCGGATATTGTTGTTTACCCCTATAGGGATATTACCCAAAGCGGTGCCCTTCTTACGGGGATGGCCTTCGGAAAGGCAATTGTCGCCACAGCGGTTGGAGGATTTAAAGAGACAATCATTTCTGGGAAAACAGGACTGCTTGTTTCCTATGGAGATGTTAGAGGGCTGGCCAATGCACTTAATGAGTTAATAGATAACCCAGTAAAGCGAGAACAATTAGGAAGAGAAGTAAGCTTTTACCTAAAGCAACATTATTCGTGGGAGGCAATCGCTAAGAAAACTCTCGATTGTTATGAATGTATTTTGCGAGAGAAAACTTGA
- a CDS encoding mannose-1-phosphate guanylyltransferase: MHKASAVIMAGGRGERFWPYSRTDYPKQFLQVVGEGTLLQQAVRRALRLVPLEELYIVTSQELVDAVRQQVPEINSRNIILEPVGRDTAPCIGLAALYLARQDPEQVMIVLPADHFIPDEARFADTLHMAKELAGSTDCLVTIGICPTRPETGYGYIRLGESYPGEWGKPVFWVKEFTEKPDLEKALTFLSTNQYLWNSGMFIWKVRVILKAIERYLPELFQGLKRIEAHLGSEREAQILAQEFPRLPRISIDYGVMEKADKVLVIPGDFAWDDLGTWTALERVCELDGQGNLLQAQAVLMDTEGSVIRAQKEDKLVVAFGVKNALIIDTEDVLLVADKSRAPQLKEVILELKRRGLEQYLTSKTTSSGERARPQDLGLAFLENGTFPHCPVQEKPWGREVWWSVTEKYVGKVIYVRGGHSLSRQYHRLKQETMMFLSGEGILELGEEKISIYPGLIVDILPGTIHRVSATTDITFLEVSTPELDDVVRLQDEYGRVG, encoded by the coding sequence GTGCACAAAGCCTCAGCAGTGATCATGGCCGGTGGCCGGGGGGAGAGGTTCTGGCCTTACAGCCGTACTGACTATCCCAAGCAGTTCCTGCAAGTAGTCGGGGAAGGTACCCTCCTGCAGCAAGCAGTACGACGGGCACTAAGGCTGGTACCTTTGGAAGAGCTATACATAGTCACCAGCCAAGAGCTGGTAGATGCCGTAAGGCAGCAGGTACCAGAGATAAATTCCAGAAACATTATCCTAGAGCCCGTAGGCCGGGATACGGCACCTTGCATTGGCCTAGCGGCCCTCTACCTTGCCCGCCAGGACCCAGAGCAGGTCATGATAGTGCTGCCGGCAGACCACTTTATACCCGATGAAGCTCGCTTCGCCGATACCCTGCACATGGCTAAAGAACTAGCTGGTAGCACTGATTGTCTAGTCACCATAGGTATCTGCCCCACCCGGCCGGAGACAGGTTACGGCTATATCCGCCTGGGCGAGTCCTACCCAGGGGAATGGGGAAAGCCCGTGTTCTGGGTGAAGGAATTTACCGAGAAGCCAGATCTCGAAAAAGCCCTTACCTTTTTGAGTACTAACCAGTACCTCTGGAACAGCGGCATGTTTATCTGGAAGGTAAGGGTGATACTTAAAGCCATCGAGCGTTACTTACCCGAACTCTTCCAGGGGTTAAAGCGTATAGAAGCTCACCTGGGAAGCGAGAGGGAAGCCCAAATACTGGCCCAAGAATTCCCTAGGCTTCCCCGCATATCCATCGATTACGGCGTGATGGAGAAGGCAGATAAAGTTTTGGTGATCCCCGGGGACTTTGCCTGGGACGACCTGGGGACCTGGACGGCCCTGGAAAGAGTATGCGAGCTTGACGGGCAGGGCAACCTCTTGCAAGCCCAAGCTGTGCTTATGGACACCGAAGGTAGCGTCATACGAGCCCAGAAAGAAGACAAACTAGTCGTCGCCTTCGGGGTAAAGAACGCCCTCATCATTGACACCGAAGATGTGCTGCTGGTAGCCGATAAATCCCGCGCCCCCCAGCTAAAAGAGGTCATCCTGGAGCTTAAACGCCGTGGCTTAGAACAGTATTTAACCTCCAAAACCACAAGCAGCGGGGAAAGGGCCAGGCCCCAGGATTTGGGGCTGGCCTTCCTAGAGAACGGAACCTTTCCCCATTGCCCTGTACAAGAAAAGCCCTGGGGGCGGGAGGTATGGTGGAGCGTGACTGAAAAATATGTGGGCAAGGTGATATACGTCCGGGGAGGGCATTCTTTAAGCCGCCAGTACCACCGCCTAAAGCAAGAGACCATGATGTTCCTCTCTGGAGAAGGGATCTTAGAGCTAGGGGAAGAGAAGATCTCCATTTACCCCGGATTAATTGTAGATATTTTACCAGGCACTATACATAGAGTTTCGGCCACTACCGATATTACTTTCCTAGAGGTATCCACACCCGAACTAGATGACGTAGTGCGGCTGCAAGACGAATACGGAAGGGTAGGGTAG